Within the Dehalococcoidia bacterium genome, the region TCGAACTCACAGATGAGCAGGCTCACGAATGGTGGCGCGCCGCCTGGATCTCATCGAAAGAGTTCGGCCTGCAGCTCTACCCCGATACGCTCGACGTGCTGCGCGCGCTGAAGGCAGCCGGCATGACGATCGGCGTGAACACGAACCGGCCGTGTACCGGCGCGATGTTCCTCGAAGATGGTGCTGCGGTGTTCGGCTTTCGCGAGTACATCGACGATGCGGTGTGTTCGTGCGATACGGGTTACCTGAAGCCGCACCCTTCGACGTTCAAACTGATCCTAGATCGGCTCGGGATGCGGCCCGATGAGGTCGTGATGGTCGGTAACACGCTGCACGCCGACATCGAGCCGGCGAAGGCGCTCGGGATGCACACCGTCTGGAAGCTCAACGGCCGTTACGACCTGCCGCCGTCGCCGGCCGCGGACTACGCCATCCACGACCTGAATGAGATACTCTCGCTGCCACTGTTGGGTGAGTTCGCGCATGCCGTCGCCTCCGCCGAGAGCCCGAACCCGCACGACGACGACAACGAAGACCGCTACTAGTGCCGACGCCAGGCGCGGTTGAAATTACCGAGACGGGGGCGCGTAGACCGAGAGCATGAGGAGTCCAACATGATCGAGACGAACGCGATCACCACCAAGAACATCGACGCGAACGGCATGACGTTCCGCAGCCGCGTGGCGGGCGACGCGGGCGAGCCCGTGATGCTGCTCCACGGCTTCCCCGAGACATCGCACATGTGGATCGATCTCATGCCGCGGCTCGTCGCAGCGGGTTACCGCTGCGTGGCGCCGGATCAGCGCGGCTACAGCCCCGATGCTCGCCCCGCCGGGCTCGACGCATACCGCTACGAAGCGCTCGTATCCGACGTCTTCGCGCTCGCCGACGCGTCCGGCTTCGATCGCTTTCACCTGGTCGGCCACGATTGGGGCGCGCTCGTGGGGTGGGCCGTGCTCGGCAGCCAGGGCGCCGAACGCATCGCCTCGTACACGTCGCTATCCATCCCGCACGCGCTTGCGTTCGCGCGAGCGACGTACGAAGACGAGGGCGGCGGCCTCTATCGCACGATTCTCCAGTTGCTGCTCACTTCTGGCGGCCCGGAGACAGCGTTCCTCGCCAACGACGCCGCAGCGCTTCGCGGCGCCTACACGCACAGCACGCCGGAACAGATCGAGGACTACGTCGCCGTGCTCTCGCAGCCCGGCGCCATGACCGGCGCGGCGAACTGGTATCGCGCGTCGCGCGCGCACAAGCGCTCGCTCGAGGAGCCGGATGTCCCGTTTGGCGACGTGACGACCCCCGCGCTGCTCATCTGGGGCAAGAACGACCCCTATGTGCGGCGCATGTCCGTCGAGTTGGCGCCACCGCACATGAAGGGCGAGTACCGCCTCGTCGAAGCAGACACCGGCCACTGGATTGCGCAGGAGGCGCCGGATCTCGTTGCGGCTGAAGTGCTCGCCCACCTGCGCGCGCATTCCATCGTGTAGCCGGCATGCAGGCCGCGCCGACCCCCCGGCTCAGCCGCCACCTGGCGACCGACGACCGCCCCGTACGGTACGATCGATCCATGCCGCAACCGCCGCGCGTCTACAAGACACCCGCGATCGTGCTGCGCCAGCGCAGGCTGGGCGACGCCGACAAGATCCTCACGCTCTACACCGCCAGCCTCGGCAAGATCGATGCCGTCGCGAAGGGCGTTCGCAAGGCCAAGAGCCGCCTTGCCGGGCACGTCGAGCCGCTCACGCAGGCGACGTTCATGCTGGCGAAGGGCAAGTCGCTCGACATCGTGACGCAGGTCGAGACGATCGAAGCTTTTCAGCCCCTGCGCGACGACCTCGATCGACTCAGCCGCGCGTTTTATGCCAGCGAATTACTCGACAAGTTCACGGAGCCGCACGCCGAAAACTTCGGCCTGTACCGCCTCCTGCTCGACACGCTGCGCCGCCTCGCGTCCGAGCCAGACGTCGATACGCCGCTGCGCTTCTACGAGATGTCGCTGCTCTTCGACGCCGGCTACACGCCGGAGCTCGAGGAGTGCGTCGTCTGCCGCGAGCGCCTGCAGCCCGTGACCAACTACTGGACCGCGGGCGGCGGCGGCGTCGTCTGCCAGAATTGCCGCAGCGACGAGGCAGCGGTCCGTCCCATATCAGCCAACGCCGTGAAGCTGCTACGGCTGCTCCTGCATGGCCGCTACCAGGACGTCACGCGCGTCACGATCCAGGGCGAACTGGCGTCCGAACTGGAGCGGGCGCTCGGCGAATACGTCCGCTGGGTGCTGGAGCGTGACATCCGCTCCGCCGCGTTCATCGATACGGTGCGCAGGCGGCGTGCCCCGCGCGTGCCCGTTGCCGGCCGGGTCGAGGACGAAGCCACGTAGGTCGCTACACTGGGCCGGGTTCATTGCATCGGGAGGGTGGCGCATGCCCGTGTACGAGTATCTCTGCAAACATTGCGACGGCATCTTCGAGGCCATCCGCCCGATGAGCCAGGCGTCCGACGCGGCTCCGTGCCCGGTCTGCAATCGTAAAGCCCGGCGCGTGCCACCGACATCGTTCTCCGCCCGCACGATGCGTGAAGGCTATCCGCGCGCGATTCCCGACCGTGGCACCTACTACCACCTCGGCAAGGAAGTGAAGTCGCGCATCACCGGCTCGACGCGCATGAACGAGCACCCCGAACTCGCGAAGCCGCGGCCGAAGCCCACAAAGTCGAAGGGCGAACGCGAGATCGTCCGTGAGAAGAAGTTTGCCGAAGCGAAGGAAGAAGCCCGCAAGCGGCGCGATGGCGTGCCGCGCGTCATCGACCGGACGAAGCGCCGCAGCGACGACTAGCCTTTGCGCGCACGCCCCCATCGCTGCGATCGCGTGTGAACGTTACGCGCGATGCCGGTCAGTCGATTCCGCAGTGCTCCGGCTCGAGGTCGGGACGCAGCGCGCTGAAAATCGGAAAGCGCAGGTATCCGTCGCCGGACCATTCGCTGAACCGCACGTGGCAGACCACCTTCGGTTCGGTCCAGTAGACCAGCCTCGCGATCGGCGGCGGGTCGTCGAACGTCGGCGTATCACGGACGAGCGGCTCAAGCATCGCCACTAACTGCTTCGCTTCGGCGTCGTTCAAGCCGCCGGCCACGGCGCCGACGTATTCGAAGCGACTGTCCGTGTAGCCGCCGAGCAGTAACTGGCTGAACGGGTCGCCTTTACGGCGCGTTCCCCCGAACGTGTACCCGCCCACGACGAAATCGCCGCTCCGCAGCGCCCGCACCTCGAGCCAGTCGCCTGACCGCGTACCGGGCGTGTACTCGCTGATCTTCCGCTTCGCGACGATGCCCTCGAGCCGTCGTTGCAGCACCGCGTCGAAGAACGCGATGCCCTCGTCGTCGACGAAGTCCACCGCCGCGAACTCCGCGCTGGGCCGGATCACGTCATGGAGCCGGTTCTTGCGTTGCCAGAGCGTCTTGCCGACGAGCGAGCGCCCATCGAGCCACAGCAGGTCGAATGCCTGGTAGCAAAGTTGGCCCTCGACCTTACGCGGTTTGGTGAACTCGATCGGCGGCCCTTCTGCCGGCATCGACATAGCGTGCAGGCGGGGCCGCAGCGCGTCGAACGCCGGGTGGCCCTGCGCGTCCACGACGATGATCTCGCCGTCGAGGATCGCCTCGTAGGCGTTGAGCATGCCCGGAATGTGCGACAGCTCAGGGAAGTAGGGCGTCAGGTCGCGACCATTTCGCCCCGCGAGCCGCACGACGCCGTCGTGTACGTACGCCATGGCGCGCAGGCCGCCCCACATCAGTTCGAAGATATGGTCGCGCGAATCAAACGGCTCCGGCGCGTCCTGTGCGAGCATCGGCGCGATGCTCGAAGGCATGCGGGAGGACGCAGCCCGTTTACTCGAGATAGACGTCGGCCCGTCGGTGTGGGACGAGCTCATCCAGCCTTCCTGCGACGGGCGGGTTTCGCCTCTTCCTTGTCGTCTCTACTGGCCTTCGATGCGCGCTTTGCCGGAGCCGCTTCCTCATCCTCAGCAGCCTCTCCGCCGCGCTCGCGCCGCGCGTTCTCGACGCTGGCGCGCAGTGCTTCCATGAGATCCGTGACCTTGCTCACCGCGGGCGTCGCGGGCCGCGAGATCTCCTGGCCTTCCGCCTTCTGCTCGATCAGCTCCAAAAGTGCCTCGCGGTAGTTGTCCTGGTATTTCTCCGGCTCAAAGTCGCCCGTCAGCATCTCGACGAGCGACTTCGCCATCTTCAACTCCCGCTCGCCGATCTTGCCGTCCTCCGGTACGTCGAACTCCTCCGTAGAACGGATCTCGTCGGCATAGAACATCGTCTCGAGCGCGATCGTCTTGTTGTACAGCCGTAGCGTCGCGAGCTGCTCCTTCTGGCGCAGCGTCACCTTTGCCAGTGCGATGAGCTTCGAGTCCTTGAGGACCTCGCGCAGCAGCGCGAAGGGCTTCGCGCCGATCTTCTCCGGCTCCAGGTAATACGTCTTCTGGTAGTAGATCGGGTCGATCTGGTCCGCTGGCACGAAGTCCGTGATCTCGATCGTCCGCGTCGTGTCGACCGGCACCTTCTCGAAGTCGTCGTTTTCCAGGATCACGTACTGGCCGGGCGAGATCTCATACCCCTTAACGATGTCATTCAGCTCGACGACTTCGTCATCGGCCGGACAGTAGCGCTGATAGCGGATGCGCTCGTGGTCGGTCTTGTGAAGTTGATTGAAGGAGATGTCCTTCTCGTCGGTCGCGGTGTACAGCTTGATCGGGATGCTCACCATCCCAAAGCTCACCGCTCCCTTCCAGAGTGCTCGAGGCATACAGTCCCGTCCTTCTTCGCCGGCGCGCCTGGCCGGAAACTCTCATCTAGCGTCCCTCTTGGCAGCCCATGCTGTCAATCCGAGAATCTCCACACGGGTGAATCTGGACGCTTCGTCGTATAGCAGCGTAGCGAATGGCGATGCGACGGCAATACGGCCCGGGTGTTGTCGCCGACGCCGCGCACCGCATCGACCGTTCGAGCGGCCTGATCCACAATGCAGCCACTGCGGCCGGCGCGATGGAGGGTGCATGCGGATTGGCGTCAAGGTCGGGCCCGGAGAGGAGCCGGGCCTGAAGCGCGCGGCACGGGCAGCCGAGCGCTTTGGCTTCGAGTCGATCTGGCTCAGCGAGCGCGTCGTGACGCCGCTCGACAAGCCGCATCCCTATGACCCGATGCCTGACCCCTGGATCGGGCTGGCGTTCTGCGCGGCCGTGACCGAGCGCGTCCGCCTTGGCACGAGCGTCAGCCAGATCGCGCTGCGGCATCCGGTGCTGATGGCGCGCGAACTGGCGACAATCGACCGGTTGTCGCAGGGACGGCTGATCGTCGGCGCCGGCGCGGGATGGGTGATCGAGGAGTTCGTCTCGACAGGCGTGCCGTTCGACGATCGCGGCGGCCGGCTCAGCGAGCATATCCGCGCGATGCGTCACCTGTGGACGACGCCGCATCAGAGGTTCACCGGTAAGTACTATGACATTCCACCAGTCGGCATCGTCATGCCGCGGACGCCGGGCGGGCCGCCGATCTGGCTGGGCGGCGTGCTGCCGCCGGGTTTGCGCCGCGCTGCGAAGTACGGCGACGGCTTCCTCGCCACCAACGTGCAGCCCGATCGGTTTGCCGCGACGAAGACGAAACTCGACGAACTACGCGCGAAGTACGGGCACACGGGCGACTTCCCGTGCTACGTCCAGGTCTCGCCGCCGGAGACGGTCGACGACGCGAAGGCGCTCGTGCGTTCGTTCGGCACCGCCGGCGCCGACGGTCTCATCCTGACGTACGCCGAAGGCGTTCCCGACGGCTTCCTGCGCACCGCCGACGCCGCGAAGGCACTGATCGAACTGGCGGCGGTGTACGCATGACGGAAGCGCGCGCCGTCATTCGCGAAGTGATCGAAGACGCGTCGCTGCTGGCGGAGGGCGCGGTGGGCATCGACGCCGGGCTGACGCTGACGAAGATCGCGCGCCGGAGCGCGAGGGGCGTCGAACTGGCCGCGTGCGAGACCGCAACCGTCCTTGATGGCCGCGCAGACGTCAGAGACTTCGGCCCGGGCGCCGTGCGCGTCGGCATCACGGGCGCGCGAGGCGATCGCGTGCACGACGGTGGCGGCGTCGTACCCGTGCAAGAGATCGAGGCTGCGGCGCACGGCGCCATCGCGCTGCTGACCGAGCCTCCACCGGAGTTCCTGCTGGCGCTGCTCGGCACCGGCACCGCGTTTGCCGCGGTACGCGACGGTCAGGTCACGCACCTCGGCGGCACGGCGATGGGCGGCGGCTCATTCCTCGCCATCGCCCGCCGCATTGCTCCGTCGCTGACCTATAGCGACGTCATCGACCGCGCCGCCCGCGGGGATCGTCGCAACGCCGATCTCATGGTGAGCGATGCCTACCCGCAAGGCATTGGCCGCATCGGCGCCGACATGACAGCGGCGCACCTGGCGAAGGACGCCGGTTCGCTCGACGATTTGCTTGCGGCGCTGCTGAACATGCATGGTGAGAGCATCGCGCAGATCGCGGCCGGCCGAGGGCTGACGGCGGGCATCAGGACGATCGTCGTGGCGGGGGGCTTCGCGCATCAGAACGATGCGCTCATCTCCTCGATCACCGCGATGAGCGGGTTGTTCGGCATGGCGGTCAACGTTACACCGCACGCCGGGTTCGCGGGCGCGATCGGCGCCGCGCTGATGGCAAGCAGGCAGTAGCAGGAGCAGCACATGAAGGTCGGCGTCGTCTTTCCGCAGACCGAGATCGGCGACGATCCGATCGTCATTCGCGATTACGCGCAGGCCGTCGAGCAACTGGGCTATGACCATCTGCTCGTCTTCGACCACGTGCTCGGTGCGCACCCGGACCGCTTCGAAGGCGATTTTCGCCCGCCCTACACGCATGAGACGCCCTTCCACGAGCCCATGGTGCTCTTCGGCTATCTCGCGGCGCTGACGTCGAAGCTGGAACTCGTCACCGGCGTGATCATCCTGCCGCAGCGCCAGACCGCGCTCGTCGCCAAGCAGGCGGCAGAGGTCGATGTGCTGTCGGGCGGCCGGCTGCGGCTGGGCGTCGGCATCGGCTGGAACTTCGTCGAGTACGAAGCCCTCAACGAGAACTTCCGCAATCGCGGCCGCCGCGTCGAGGAGCAGATCGCGCTCTTGCGCCGGTTGTGGGCAAAGCCGCTCATCGACTTCGATGGTCGCTACCACAGCGTGAAGCGCGCCGGCATCAAGCCGCTTCCGGTCCAGCGACCGATCCCGATCTGGATGGGCGGGATGGCCGACCCTGTGCTGAAACGCGCCGCGCGCATCGCCGACGGGTGGTTTCCGCAGTTCCGTCCCGGACCGCACGGCACGGAGACGATCGAACGCCTGCGCGGCTACCTGCTCGACGCCGGACGCAACGCCGGCGACTTCGGCATCGAAGGGCGTGTCAGTATCTTCAACACGCCGGAAGCCGGCTGGGCAGACGCGATCGATGGCTGGCGCGAGCTGGGCGCGACGCACGTCACGTTGAACACGATGAACGCGCGCTTCGCGTCGCCACAGGCGCACCTCGACGCCGTGCGCCGGTTCAAGGACCTGGCGAAGTAGCGGCTACGCCGCCTGCGTGTTCGAGGCGACCGGCACCGAGCGTGCCAATCGCCTCCGCTCCGTGCGCGTCCCGAGCAGGTAGACCGCCGACGCCGCGCCGATCAGCAACGCTTCGACGCCGCACATGATCCCCAGGAAGATCGTCATGTCGCGCCAGAACGGCTCCGGGAACATCTGGATCAGATGGTCCGTGCGAGTGTTGAGCAGCCAGAAGTCGTTCGCGAACGCGATGTTATGGAAGCGTTCCCACGCGGCGTCGAACCCCAAGGCCGCGACGAAGCCGACCGACCCCACGGCCAGCAGCCCGAGCGCCAGTCCGACGAGACAATGCATCGCAAGCTGGCGGACGTTGCCGTCCCGCGCCCAGATGAAGAACGCGACGACATACGCCAGCACAAAGACGATGCTCAGCTCCTGGATGCGGTTCACCCAGACGACCAACTCCTTCACGTCCTGCAGGTGACGCGTTTCGCGGGCATTGAAGACCGGCCCTTCGAGTCCGTCTTCGGTGACCGTCTGGTAGAAGGTCTTCTCGCCGTTGTTGAAGTAGTCGCGCAGTCCGCCGCCGACCGAGTTGAGATCGTCGCGGGACAGGCCGGTGGCCGCTTCGGCATCGTAGCGGTCGAACGCGTAGTCATACGTCAGCGGCGTATTGAGCAAGATCCGGATGTTGGAGGTGACGAGTGCGACCGGAAGCGCGATCACGAAAATGATCGTGGCGAGCGTACGGGCAAAGCCCATGTGGGTTCCCCCCTGCCGCCCCGCCGCCGCGACATCCGCATTCTCTGACGGTGGATCTATGTTGTCAAGCTGTTGGTCCGCCACCGGGATCGCCCTTTCCTCGGTGGAAGCTTAACGAGCGCCCGCGCACAGCGGCCAGTGTCCGACACGGCGCGTCAACCATCTCTTCCGTGACCTTCCAATGTGGGAGCCTGGCACCCTGTCGATTTCGACGCCTGTGGGGGCGACGAACACGTCGCTTGAGCCGTTGCGACGCGCGGCGAGCGTGCCCGGACGCTGCTCGACGTCGGCGCCGCGTCGCCCTATTCGGGCAGGATCAGGTGAAGGTCCCCGAACTCGTGCCAGAGGTAGCGCTGACGGATCGCCTCGCCGTAGGCGACGCGCAGGTGCCCGCAGCCCGTAATCGCCGCCAGCATCAGCAGATGGCTCGCCGCAGGCTCATGCAGCCCCGTCAGCAGACCATCCACGGCTCGCACCTTCCGCGCAGGCGTGATCGTGATGTCGGTCCAACCCTCGCCCGCATGAGTCACGCCCGCTGCATCCGTGACGGTCTCCAGTGCGCGGACCACGGTCGTGCCGACGGCGATCACGCGACTGCCGCGCGCGCGCGCGTCCGAGATGCGGCGAGCGCTCTCGGCGCTGACCCTGT harbors:
- the recO gene encoding DNA repair protein RecO, encoding MPQPPRVYKTPAIVLRQRRLGDADKILTLYTASLGKIDAVAKGVRKAKSRLAGHVEPLTQATFMLAKGKSLDIVTQVETIEAFQPLRDDLDRLSRAFYASELLDKFTEPHAENFGLYRLLLDTLRRLASEPDVDTPLRFYEMSLLFDAGYTPELEECVVCRERLQPVTNYWTAGGGGVVCQNCRSDEAAVRPISANAVKLLRLLLHGRYQDVTRVTIQGELASELERALGEYVRWVLERDIRSAAFIDTVRRRRAPRVPVAGRVEDEAT
- a CDS encoding TIGR03619 family F420-dependent LLM class oxidoreductase; translation: MRIGVKVGPGEEPGLKRAARAAERFGFESIWLSERVVTPLDKPHPYDPMPDPWIGLAFCAAVTERVRLGTSVSQIALRHPVLMARELATIDRLSQGRLIVGAGAGWVIEEFVSTGVPFDDRGGRLSEHIRAMRHLWTTPHQRFTGKYYDIPPVGIVMPRTPGGPPIWLGGVLPPGLRRAAKYGDGFLATNVQPDRFAATKTKLDELRAKYGHTGDFPCYVQVSPPETVDDAKALVRSFGTAGADGLILTYAEGVPDGFLRTADAAKALIELAAVYA
- a CDS encoding zinc ribbon domain-containing protein, which translates into the protein MPVYEYLCKHCDGIFEAIRPMSQASDAAPCPVCNRKARRVPPTSFSARTMREGYPRAIPDRGTYYHLGKEVKSRITGSTRMNEHPELAKPRPKPTKSKGEREIVREKKFAEAKEEARKRRDGVPRVIDRTKRRSDD
- a CDS encoding TIGR01906 family membrane protein, whose amino-acid sequence is MGFARTLATIIFVIALPVALVTSNIRILLNTPLTYDYAFDRYDAEAATGLSRDDLNSVGGGLRDYFNNGEKTFYQTVTEDGLEGPVFNARETRHLQDVKELVVWVNRIQELSIVFVLAYVVAFFIWARDGNVRQLAMHCLVGLALGLLAVGSVGFVAALGFDAAWERFHNIAFANDFWLLNTRTDHLIQMFPEPFWRDMTIFLGIMCGVEALLIGAASAVYLLGTRTERRRLARSVPVASNTQAA
- a CDS encoding alpha/beta fold hydrolase, producing the protein MIETNAITTKNIDANGMTFRSRVAGDAGEPVMLLHGFPETSHMWIDLMPRLVAAGYRCVAPDQRGYSPDARPAGLDAYRYEALVSDVFALADASGFDRFHLVGHDWGALVGWAVLGSQGAERIASYTSLSIPHALAFARATYEDEGGGLYRTILQLLLTSGGPETAFLANDAAALRGAYTHSTPEQIEDYVAVLSQPGAMTGAANWYRASRAHKRSLEEPDVPFGDVTTPALLIWGKNDPYVRRMSVELAPPHMKGEYRLVEADTGHWIAQEAPDLVAAEVLAHLRAHSIV
- a CDS encoding HAD family hydrolase, encoding MDAPVRAFVFDVGNTLWFEAKAPDMDRVAELEAAQVAPLLDRWGVKLDEPLAPIITAIWDAYMAAWQIEMDRGRFREPSLPFLIRGAMATRDIELTDEQAHEWWRAAWISSKEFGLQLYPDTLDVLRALKAAGMTIGVNTNRPCTGAMFLEDGAAVFGFREYIDDAVCSCDTGYLKPHPSTFKLILDRLGMRPDEVVMVGNTLHADIEPAKALGMHTVWKLNGRYDLPPSPAADYAIHDLNEILSLPLLGEFAHAVASAESPNPHDDDNEDRY
- a CDS encoding Ku protein — its product is MPRALWKGAVSFGMVSIPIKLYTATDEKDISFNQLHKTDHERIRYQRYCPADDEVVELNDIVKGYEISPGQYVILENDDFEKVPVDTTRTIEITDFVPADQIDPIYYQKTYYLEPEKIGAKPFALLREVLKDSKLIALAKVTLRQKEQLATLRLYNKTIALETMFYADEIRSTEEFDVPEDGKIGERELKMAKSLVEMLTGDFEPEKYQDNYREALLELIEQKAEGQEISRPATPAVSKVTDLMEALRASVENARRERGGEAAEDEEAAPAKRASKASRDDKEEAKPARRRKAG
- a CDS encoding LLM class F420-dependent oxidoreductase produces the protein MKVGVVFPQTEIGDDPIVIRDYAQAVEQLGYDHLLVFDHVLGAHPDRFEGDFRPPYTHETPFHEPMVLFGYLAALTSKLELVTGVIILPQRQTALVAKQAAEVDVLSGGRLRLGVGIGWNFVEYEALNENFRNRGRRVEEQIALLRRLWAKPLIDFDGRYHSVKRAGIKPLPVQRPIPIWMGGMADPVLKRAARIADGWFPQFRPGPHGTETIERLRGYLLDAGRNAGDFGIEGRVSIFNTPEAGWADAIDGWRELGATHVTLNTMNARFASPQAHLDAVRRFKDLAK